From the genome of Desulfovibrio sp. JY:
GGAAGAGGGCGAGGCCTTCCCGCTGCCGGCCGGTGAGCGTGGCCACGGCCGGCAGCAGCTCCCGGGCGGCCGGCCCGTCCAGGGCCACGACCACGGCCGGAAGCAGGCCGGCCACATCGGCCCGGTTCTGGTCCGGCTCGGGCGCGGCATCGAGCACATGCCAGGCGGGGGCGGCAAAGGCCGCGTCCAGGGCCTGCCGCCAGGGCCCGTCACCCAGGGCGGCGATGACCACACGCGCGCCCGGGGGGACGCGCCGGGGATCGGGCAGGGGCGTCCCGGCTGCCGCCGGTTCGGGCGGCGTGGGCGCGGAGGCCCCGGGAGCCGGCCCGGCCGGTGCGTCGAAGACCGCGCCGGAAGTGGTGCGGGTGAAGCTGCGGCGCGTGCCGCAGGCCGGACAGGTAAAGGCCGCCCGGCCGCCGACCGGCGGTTTGTCCGGGGCAAGCGTCAGCGTGTGGTTGCCGCAGGGGCAGGTGATGACGGTCGCGCCGGTCATGACGGCTTCTCCGTTTCGGGGGGCTCCGGCGGCGGCGCGTCCAGGGAAAGGCCGGTGATGGAGGAGACGGGCAGGCCGCGTCCGGCCTTGACCGCATCCAGGGCGCGGGCCAGCGCGGCCCGATCCGAGGCGCGGGCCAGCGCCGTCTCCTCGGTGATGGTCCCGGCGGCATACAGGGCCGCCGTGGAGGCGTCGAAGGTGACCATGCCGTAAGGCTCGCCCTGTTCCAGGATGTCGGCAAATCCCATCCCCTGTTCCTTGGGCGAGCGGATGCGGTCCCGGGTGCGTAGCGTCGCGGCCAGCACTTCCACGGATACGGTCCGTCCGCCGCCGACGCGCGGCAGCAGCCGTTGGGCGGCCACGTAGCGCAGGCTCGCGGCCAGGCGTTGCCGGGCCAGCGTCTGTTCGCTGGGGCCGAAAAAGGCCAGCAGCCGCTCCACCGCGCCGGCGCAGTCGGCCGTGTGCAGGGTGGTGAGGACCAGATGCCCGGTTTCGGCCGCGCCAAGGGCCGCGTCCACGGTCTCCCGGTCGCGGGCCTCGCCGACGAGGATCACGTGGGGGGCCTGGCGCAGGGCCGAGCGGATGCCATCGGCGAAATCGGGGAAATCCGTGCCCAGCTCCCGCTGGCTGACCACGCCGCGCCCCGGGGAAAAGAGGTTTTCCACCGGGTCTTCCAGGCTGACCACGTGTACCGCCCGTGTGGCCAGGATGGCGGCGGTCAGGGCGGCCAGCGTGGTGGATTTGCCCGAGCCCGTGGCCCCGACCACCAGCACCAGCCCCTCGGCGAGGGAAGTCATGCGCGAAAAGACCGGCGGCAGCCCCAGGGCGGCCAGGGCCGGCGGCGCGTCCGGCAGTCGGCGCAGCACCAGGCCCAGGCTGTCCCCGGCCCGGTAGGCGTTGACCCGGAAGCGCACGCCGGTCGGGTGGCGGTAGGCCACGTCGCAGCCGCCCCGGGCGCGCAGGTCGGCTATGAGCCGGGCGTCCGTGCCCACAAGCCCCCGCACCAGGGCTTCGGTCTGGGCCGGGGCCAGGGGGCCGGCGAGCTGCGGCAGGGCAAGCGGGGTGAACACGCCGTCGAGGAGCGCTCCGGCCGGGGAGCGGGCGGTGAACATGTAGTCCGAGGCGGCCGGGGCTTGGCCCAGGGCCGCGCCGACAACGGCGTTGAGCAGGCGGCGGGGCATGGTGGTCAGGCCTCCCGGGCCGCTGTTTTGGGGGCCATGTCGGCGAACCGCGTCTTGTTGACCGCGTTTCTCCAGGCGTCGAGGCCGTCGATGCGCCCGGCGGCCAGCAGTTCGAGCATGGCCTCGTCCAGGGTGCGCATGCCCTGCTTCCTGCCCGTCTCCATGACCGAGTAGAGCTGGAACACCTTGTTTTCCCGGATGAGGTTGCGCACGGCCGTGTTGGCCAGAAGGATTTCCTGGGCCAGCACCCGGCCCGGGGCGTCGGCGCGCCTGAACAGCACCTGGGAGATCACGGCCACCAGGGATTCGGACAGGGCCGAGCGGATTTGCGCCTGCCGGTCGCCGGGAAAGACGTCGATGATGCGGTCGATGGTCTTGGCGGCGGACACGGTGTGCAGGGTCGAGAGCACCAGATGGCCGGTCTCGGCCGCCTCCAGGGCCAGCTCGATGGTTTCCATGTCGCGCATTTCGCCGACCAGGATGATGTCCGGGTCCTCGCGCAAGGCCCCGCGCAGGGCGGCGGCGAAGCTTTTGGTGTCGCGCCCCACTTCGCGCTGGTTGACGAGGGCCGCGGCCGGGGCGTGCACGAATTCGATGGGGTCCTCGATGGTGATGATGTGGTCGCGCCGGTTCTCGGCGGCGTGGCGCACCATGGCGGCAAGCGTGGTGGATTTGCCCGAACCCGTGGGGCCGGTGACCAGCACCAGTCCCTTGGGCCGCATGGCCAGCTCGGCCAGGATGTCGGGCAGCCCCAGGTCGGCAAGCGTGGGCACGGTCTCGGGGATGGCCCGAAACGAGGCCGCCACGCCGCGCTCCTGGCGGAAGTAGTTGGCCCGGAACCGTCCGATGCCGGGCGAGGCGTAGGCGAAGTCGAGGTCGCCCGTCTCCTCGTAGGCCTTGACCAGCCGTTCGGGGGCGATCTCGTAGAGCAGGGTCTTTAATTCCTCGTTTTCGAGCACCTTGTATTTGATGCGCTCGAGCCGGCCGTTTATGCGCAGCACCGGCTGGGCGCCGCTCGAGAGGTGCAGGTCCGAAGCGCCGGTTTCCTTGAGCATCTGAAAAAACGCGTCGATTTGGGCCATGGGTCCGCCATGTTGTTGGGGTATTGCGCTGACCCACCCTAGCATCAAGCCCGGTGGTTTTGGAATCGCCGCGTGGAGGCCGGTTGTGCTGGGCACGGGTTTTGTAGGGAAGAGGGTGCCCCGGGTGGTCCGTTTTCAGGAAGTCCCGGGGAATTGACCGGTTAGGATGCAAACGGCGGAGGGAAGGTCCGCCGGGGAGATTAACGGAATGAAACGGTTGCGTGTGGGAAATAAAAAAGTGGAACGGATGGATGGCGCGTTGCGCGCGCACCCGGGTTTTTTTTTGGCCCAAGCCGACCGTAAGTATCGTTAGATAGCGATAAGGAGCGATGCGCCATGCGGGAACACGTGGGAGAGATCAAGGAAACCTACACGGTGCAGGAAGTGGCCAGGCTGCTCAAATGCAGCGACCAGACGGTGCGCAAGTTCATCAAGGGCCACACCCTGCACGGCGTCAAGGTCGGACGCGGCTGGCGCATCAGCCATGACGAAGTGTCACGGCTGACGCGCTTGCAGGGATAGGCCACAGCGCCGCTTTTGGAAAACGAACACCGGATGATCTGAACGGAACACGACGATGGCCAAGGAAAAAGCAACCACGCCGAACCAGCGGCTGCTGGAGATGATCCGCCGACCGGCCGGAAAAACGGCGGCGAGCGCCCCCCCGGAGCAAAAAACGGGGAGGGGGGCGCGTCTTTTTTCCTTCGGCAAGGCCGTTTCCGTCGGCGTGGACATCGGGCAGACGCAACTGACCTGTATCAAGGTGCGTGGCCACGATGCCGGTTTCGAGGTGCTTGGGGCCGTCGTCGTCCCCGTGCCGGAGGGTGTCGCGCCGGGCAAGGAGGGCTTTGCGGCCTTGCTGCGCCGCACGCTGTCCGAGCTGTGCGGCCCCGGCCCGGCCCCGCGCATCTGGGCGGCGGACCAGAGTTCCCGGGCCAACATCCAGTTCGTGACCATCCCCAAGGTGTCCTCCGGCCAGGTGGACAACGCGATGTTCTGGACGGCCAAAAAGGAAATGAGCTTCGACGAGGCTTCGGTGGTGTTCGATTTCGAACGCCGGGGCGAGACGACCGAAAAAGGCATGGAGCGGCTCGGCGGGCTGGCCTACACCGCGCCGCGCGAAGCCGTCGAGGCGTTGCGGGCCGATTTCGCCAAGGCCGGTTTTCCCCTGGCCGGGCTCACCCTCGAATCCTTTGCCGACCAGAACTTCTACCGCCGCCGCATCCTGCACGAGGCCGCCGGGGCCACGGCCAACCTCCATGTGGGCCAGAACTGGTCGCGCCTGGAAATTTTCAACGACGGCAACCTGATGTTCGTGCGGGTCATCAAGACTTCCATGTCGGGCATGGAACAGGCCGTGATGGAGGCCCTGGAGGCGAACCTGTCCGCCACGCCGCCGCCCGTGCCGGAACAGGGCATGGCCCTGGCCCCGGGCGCGGCCGGGGAGGCGCTGCTGGACCTGGACGACGGCGGGGATGCCGCAACGGGCCTGGTGCTCGAACTCGAGCCCGAACCCGAGGTCACGCCCCCCCCGAAAAGCGCGGACAAGCCGGACCGGCCGCGCGTGACCAAGGCGCAGGCCCGGGAGCTTTTCTGGAGCATCATCTACGGCTGCGAGGATCTGGGCACCTGCCATCCCGGCCTGGGGCTCGAGCCCGAGGACGTCATGGGCATGCTCGAACCCGTGGCCTCGCGGCTGGTGCGGCAGGTGGAAATGACGCTCAAGCACTACCGCGAGTCGTTCGGCTATGACGCGGTGTCGCACCTGACCGTGTCGGGCCTTTTGGGCGGTAGCAAGACGTTCGTGTCCTATATCGGAGAACAGACGGGACTTCGCTGCACCCCCCTCGATCTGCTGGGGGAGCGCGTGCCCAAGGTGCCGCTCCTCGACGGCTGGATGCTGCCCGGCCCGGCCTGGAGCCAGGCCCTGGGACTGGCCCTGGCCGATGTGGACGTCACGCCGAGCGTGTTTTTCACCTACCGGGAAAAGGCTTCCGCCCGGGTCTCGCGCCTGCTCGAGCAGTGGACGCTGATCGTTTTGGCCCTGGTGCTCGCGACCATGGCGTTTTTTTCCTTCGACGCCGCTTCCACCCGGCGTGCGCTCACCCGGGAACGGGACGCGGTCAACAGGGAACTGGCGTCCCTGGGCGGCGGCATGGACGTGGCCTCCCTGTCGAAGATGACGGACGATCTTCGCGCCAAGCGGGCGATGCTGCGCGCCTTTGCCGGGCGCAACCAGGCGGTCGGCGTCTGGGAGAGGGCCCTGGCCCTGGCGCCGGACGGCGTCGGCGTCGGTACGCTGACCACCGAACTCGGCGCGCCGCGGGAGCCGCGGGAGCCGAGCGGTAAAAACGGCAAGAAAGGCAAGGACGCGGCGGGAACGGGGCGTCTGGTCATCGACGGCATGATCACCGGCGATGCCCGCCTGTTCGATTCGATGCTGGCCAGCTATGTGGTGGCCCTCGAAGGGGAGCCGCTTTTCGAGAATGTCACGGTCAAAAAAAGCGAACTGGAACCCCTTGCCGACGGCGCTTCGGGACTGCGCTACGTCATCGGCCTCGAGCTTTCGGAGACCAAGCCATGAAGCTTACCGAGATCAAGCGCCGCCTGCCGCCCCGTACCGTGGGATTTCTGGTCGCGGGCGCGGTCATCGCGGCAGGGTTCATGGCGCTTTTCATCGTGCCGGATTACCACGCCGCCCGGGAACTCAGACGGGAGGTCGGGCACTTGCAGGCGTCGCTGGCCATGCGTCGCCAGTTCGCCCCGGTCACCAAGTTGCTCACCCAGGCCCGGGAGCATTTGCAGCAGGTGGGCCCGGTCGGCGGCAAGACCACGCTGCCCTTGTCCGACGTGGGCCGGCTCAACACGATTTTCGGGGACATGGCCGCACCGCTCGGGCTGCGGGTGACGCGCGTTTCCCCGGACCCTTCCTCGGTAACGCGAAAGGGCCTGCTGGCGGTTCGGTTCGGATTTCTGGGACCGGCGGAGGCCTTTCGGGAATTCATGCTGGTCCTTGGCCGGTACGGGCCCCTGGTCAAAGTGGAGTCGGTGTCCACCATGGCCGGCGCGGATGGGCGCGAATACGCCATGAAATGCTGGCTGGCGATCAAGTAGGCGGGTTGGGCAATGAGCAAACGCGAGAAAATCCTTTTGGCGGCGGTCTGCGTCACGGCCGTGATCGGGCTT
Proteins encoded in this window:
- a CDS encoding helix-turn-helix domain-containing protein, which translates into the protein MREHVGEIKETYTVQEVARLLKCSDQTVRKFIKGHTLHGVKVGRGWRISHDEVSRLTRLQG
- a CDS encoding type IV pilus twitching motility protein PilT, producing the protein MAQIDAFFQMLKETGASDLHLSSGAQPVLRINGRLERIKYKVLENEELKTLLYEIAPERLVKAYEETGDLDFAYASPGIGRFRANYFRQERGVAASFRAIPETVPTLADLGLPDILAELAMRPKGLVLVTGPTGSGKSTTLAAMVRHAAENRRDHIITIEDPIEFVHAPAAALVNQREVGRDTKSFAAALRGALREDPDIILVGEMRDMETIELALEAAETGHLVLSTLHTVSAAKTIDRIIDVFPGDRQAQIRSALSESLVAVISQVLFRRADAPGRVLAQEILLANTAVRNLIRENKVFQLYSVMETGRKQGMRTLDEAMLELLAAGRIDGLDAWRNAVNKTRFADMAPKTAAREA
- the tadA gene encoding Flp pilus assembly complex ATPase component TadA yields the protein MPRRLLNAVVGAALGQAPAASDYMFTARSPAGALLDGVFTPLALPQLAGPLAPAQTEALVRGLVGTDARLIADLRARGGCDVAYRHPTGVRFRVNAYRAGDSLGLVLRRLPDAPPALAALGLPPVFSRMTSLAEGLVLVVGATGSGKSTTLAALTAAILATRAVHVVSLEDPVENLFSPGRGVVSQRELGTDFPDFADGIRSALRQAPHVILVGEARDRETVDAALGAAETGHLVLTTLHTADCAGAVERLLAFFGPSEQTLARQRLAASLRYVAAQRLLPRVGGGRTVSVEVLAATLRTRDRIRSPKEQGMGFADILEQGEPYGMVTFDASTAALYAAGTITEETALARASDRAALARALDAVKAGRGLPVSSITGLSLDAPPPEPPETEKPS